A window of Mucilaginibacter paludis DSM 18603 contains these coding sequences:
- a CDS encoding acyltransferase has translation MKVIDNRSVWIDNVRLIATIAVVIIHVATPAVFTLYHANAGANSVWWTANVYDSFARFCVPVFVMLTGTLLLPQQISFGDFIKKRLNRLLMPFIFWSLVYTVFDFLLKLRDEGHAAFNHIDSFISGHIILGAAPHLWYIYMIAGIYLFIPIIQPWIVRASNKAILFFLAIWLCTLLIDQQKVTLAGSPLDLRYFSGYVGYLVLGYYISERLLITKLICYLAIALFCTGGAVTLLGTYFSTCARGSFSHQFYEYLTFNVFLMAASAYIIIKGLSNGGHRHNVVFTVRSLVSRYGYGIYLGHLLILSVLAHFNINYQILTPWLGIPVLSIIVISITCLVIYALNKLPYGKYISG, from the coding sequence ACATTATATCATGCAAATGCGGGGGCAAACTCCGTTTGGTGGACTGCAAACGTTTACGATTCGTTTGCGCGCTTTTGTGTGCCTGTATTTGTTATGCTTACCGGAACCCTGTTGTTGCCTCAACAAATAAGCTTTGGTGATTTCATTAAAAAAAGACTGAATAGGTTACTGATGCCGTTTATCTTTTGGAGCCTGGTTTACACAGTGTTTGATTTTTTACTGAAATTAAGAGACGAAGGCCATGCCGCATTTAATCACATCGACTCATTTATTTCCGGGCATATCATCCTGGGGGCGGCGCCGCATTTGTGGTATATTTATATGATTGCAGGTATTTACCTGTTCATCCCAATTATCCAACCTTGGATAGTTAGGGCCAGCAATAAAGCTATCCTGTTTTTTTTAGCCATTTGGTTGTGTACTTTATTAATAGACCAGCAAAAAGTTACCCTTGCCGGTTCGCCGCTGGATTTACGATATTTTAGTGGCTATGTGGGATACCTGGTTTTGGGCTACTATATTTCAGAAAGGTTATTAATAACAAAGTTAATATGCTATTTAGCGATAGCCTTATTTTGTACCGGCGGCGCTGTTACATTGCTCGGTACTTATTTTTCCACGTGTGCAAGGGGCTCGTTCTCGCATCAGTTTTACGAGTACCTAACATTCAATGTGTTTTTGATGGCCGCAAGTGCTTATATTATCATCAAAGGCCTTAGCAATGGTGGGCACAGGCACAATGTTGTGTTTACTGTACGAAGCCTGGTTAGCAGGTACGGCTATGGCATATATCTTGGGCATTTATTAATACTTAGCGTGTTGGCACACTTTAACATAAACTATCAAATTTTAACACCCTGGTTAGGTATACCTGTTCTTTCTATAATAGTTATTTCAATTACATGCCTTGTTATTTATGCACTCAATAAACTGCCCTATGGTAAATACATTTCAGGATAA
- a CDS encoding serine acetyltransferase → MNFFEFIFQDWSVNRGNIKGRLILLLFRIANFCSTRKIYYYIGFPYLLFYRILVEWFFSVEIPWNTRIGKNLSLYHGQALVMTNHVVIGENCTLRQSTTIGNKQARDGGFSGSPVIGNHVDIGSNVCLIGDIVVGDDVIIGCGAVVVKSVSACCIVTGNPGVERRRKDI, encoded by the coding sequence ATGAACTTTTTTGAATTTATTTTCCAGGACTGGAGTGTTAACCGGGGCAACATCAAAGGAAGGCTCATATTGCTGCTGTTCAGGATAGCTAATTTTTGCTCTACCCGTAAAATCTACTATTATATCGGTTTCCCGTACCTGCTTTTTTATCGCATCCTGGTTGAATGGTTTTTTAGTGTAGAAATTCCCTGGAATACCCGTATAGGTAAAAACTTATCGCTTTACCATGGCCAGGCATTGGTGATGACCAACCATGTTGTTATTGGCGAAAACTGTACGCTCAGGCAATCCACCACCATCGGTAATAAACAGGCCAGGGATGGGGGCTTTAGCGGTTCTCCTGTTATTGGTAATCATGTTGATATTGGGAGCAATGTATGTCTTATTGGCGATATTGTTGTTGGGGATGATGTGATTATTGGTTGCGGAGCAGTTGTTGTTAAAAGTGTATCAGCCTGCTGTATTGTAACCGGTAATCCTGGTGTTGAAAGAAGAAGAAAAGATATTTAG
- a CDS encoding glycosyltransferase family 4 protein yields MLKEEEKIFSMNNLKILFSMPAVHHVEIAADEIDGLQKLGYTCGYFPYAARAGYNSAPGRLWVIIQNAFGLITIARSFRPGVIYFNSRLEVLAGIRDVITICLFKTFLKYPVKFIIKSHGSDIDILSDKGFLMSKIILPYLKRNISGWLFLSTEEKNKVIQTGYFAPDKIFTTKNIVRTGQFKPDKLFKSKLNISDDHRVLLFVGRVIKEKGVFEVVEAFSRIKDAFKVSLVIVGWGSELENLKQNCKALGLADDIKFTGFIPESDVVQFYANSDILVFPTFFPEGFPMALFNSVAAGMAIVTTATRAAKDFLSEPENCLWVEPQNADSVKNALVKLLQSDVLIAGMKTNNLNTGHLFSEEQVCRELSETIQTIVKQ; encoded by the coding sequence GTGTTGAAAGAAGAAGAAAAGATATTTAGCATGAACAATTTAAAAATACTGTTTAGTATGCCGGCAGTGCACCATGTTGAGATTGCGGCTGACGAAATAGACGGCTTGCAGAAGCTGGGTTATACCTGTGGATATTTCCCTTATGCGGCGCGGGCCGGGTACAACTCAGCGCCGGGCCGCCTTTGGGTAATCATACAAAATGCATTTGGCCTTATCACGATAGCGCGAAGCTTTAGGCCTGGAGTTATTTATTTCAATTCCAGGTTAGAAGTGCTTGCAGGTATCCGCGATGTCATCACCATCTGTCTCTTTAAAACATTCTTAAAATATCCCGTTAAATTCATCATCAAATCGCACGGATCAGACATCGACATTTTGAGTGATAAGGGTTTTTTAATGAGTAAAATAATACTACCCTATTTAAAAAGAAATATATCTGGCTGGCTCTTTTTATCAACAGAAGAAAAAAATAAGGTTATTCAAACCGGGTACTTCGCCCCGGATAAAATCTTTACCACCAAAAATATCGTCCGTACCGGTCAGTTTAAGCCGGATAAACTGTTTAAAAGCAAGTTAAACATTTCTGATGATCATAGAGTTTTACTGTTTGTAGGGAGGGTTATTAAGGAGAAAGGCGTATTTGAGGTGGTTGAAGCTTTTAGCCGGATTAAAGACGCATTCAAAGTTTCATTAGTGATAGTTGGTTGGGGAAGCGAACTGGAAAATTTAAAACAAAACTGTAAAGCCCTTGGCCTGGCGGATGATATTAAATTTACAGGTTTTATTCCGGAGAGTGATGTTGTTCAGTTTTATGCCAATTCGGATATATTGGTGTTTCCAACATTTTTTCCAGAAGGCTTTCCAATGGCTCTTTTCAATTCTGTTGCGGCGGGTATGGCCATTGTAACAACGGCTACGCGTGCCGCTAAAGATTTTTTATCTGAGCCGGAAAACTGTCTTTGGGTGGAGCCGCAAAATGCTGATAGCGTAAAAAACGCCCTCGTTAAGTTATTGCAGTCGGACGTGTTGATTGCCGGCATGAAAACCAATAACCTCAATACCGGGCATTTATTTAGTGAGGAACAAGTGTGTAGGGAGTTATCAGAAACTATACAAACCATAGTTAAACAATGA
- a CDS encoding acyltransferase has protein sequence MIFFSRVIKRIRNEFLRRVVYRQYQIGAGFHSGIRVRIWARQKVVIGKNFYIGRDSFIESDVVIGNNVIWANRVALVGRYDHHYQQIGVPIRLASQIRDQDYNWLGLNNLTIIEDDVWVGYGVTIMSGVTIKAGSIIAAGSVVTRDVEPYSIYGGVPAKKIKNRFNSVEELDQHLKILTGGQ, from the coding sequence ATGATTTTTTTTAGCCGTGTTATAAAGCGGATCAGAAATGAATTTCTGCGCAGGGTTGTTTATCGGCAATACCAAATAGGGGCCGGCTTTCACAGTGGTATAAGGGTTAGGATATGGGCCAGGCAAAAAGTAGTTATAGGCAAAAATTTTTATATCGGTCGCGATTCGTTTATTGAGAGTGATGTCGTAATTGGCAATAATGTGATTTGGGCTAACCGGGTAGCGTTAGTTGGCCGTTACGATCACCATTACCAACAAATTGGCGTGCCCATCCGTCTGGCGTCGCAAATTCGGGATCAAGATTATAACTGGCTTGGCTTAAATAACTTAACCATTATTGAAGATGATGTATGGGTAGGCTATGGCGTAACCATCATGAGCGGTGTTACTATAAAAGCAGGTAGTATTATTGCCGCCGGATCTGTTGTTACTCGAGACGTGGAGCCTTATTCAATATATGGTGGAGTACCCGCCAAAAAGATTAAAAATAGGTTTAATTCAGTTGAAGAATTAGATCAGCATTTAAAAATTTTAACTGGTGGTCAATGA
- a CDS encoding WecB/TagA/CpsF family glycosyltransferase — translation MKQTRHVDNFIDYSLYTNTLEELSFQSPLLVNTINQYSYCMANEDAGFKESLQMSDILLPDGISIVAAEYLLTGNKIKKISGADLHHHLLKDLNEKSGSCFYLGASESTLNKIRQKLAIEFPNVKVGTYSPPFKKHFSPDDDQKMVEAVNLFKPDVLFIGMTAPKQEIWAYKHKDNLQAKTICTIGAVFDFYAGTIKRAPNFLIRFGLEWLGRLLKEPKRMWKRYLYYGPVFIALMLKERVKKTFFNRYILH, via the coding sequence ATGAAACAAACCCGACACGTTGATAATTTTATAGATTATTCGCTTTATACCAATACGCTGGAAGAATTATCTTTCCAATCTCCTTTATTAGTTAATACAATTAACCAATATTCTTACTGCATGGCGAATGAGGATGCTGGCTTTAAAGAGTCACTCCAGATGTCTGATATATTACTTCCGGATGGTATTTCTATAGTGGCTGCCGAATATTTGTTAACAGGAAACAAGATCAAAAAGATATCTGGGGCTGATTTACATCATCATTTGTTAAAAGATTTGAATGAAAAATCGGGAAGTTGTTTCTATTTAGGAGCATCAGAAAGTACCCTCAACAAAATCAGGCAAAAATTGGCTATCGAGTTTCCTAACGTAAAGGTTGGCACCTATTCGCCTCCGTTTAAAAAACACTTCAGTCCAGACGATGATCAAAAAATGGTTGAGGCAGTCAATTTGTTTAAACCTGATGTATTATTTATTGGCATGACAGCCCCTAAACAAGAAATATGGGCCTATAAGCATAAAGATAATTTACAGGCGAAAACAATTTGCACAATAGGTGCTGTTTTTGATTTTTACGCCGGTACCATCAAACGAGCACCTAATTTTTTAATCAGGTTTGGTTTGGAATGGTTAGGGCGCTTGCTTAAGGAACCAAAGCGCATGTGGAAACGATATTTGTATTATGGGCCTGTATTTATAGCTTTAATGCTTAAGGAGCGTGTCAAGAAAACTTTTTTTAACAGGTATATTTTACACTAA
- a CDS encoding right-handed parallel beta-helix repeat-containing protein: MKLNPLRLILVAFILFTYHIAYPATYYFSATNGNDSYSSIQARNPLTPWKSIDKLNSYFKYLNSGDSVLFKRSEKFFGSIIVSKSGAVFAPIYIGAYGKGDKPEINTLATLKNWKQVKTGVYESDCSTEGITLILNGIQQRIGRYPNAGYLSYESHVNNSSITDDQLTASTNWVGAELVVRKNRWIIDRSTITGQTEGSITYAPGNNAVPTNGYGYFIQKDIKTLDQFGEWYFDATRHKMMVFFGAYNPNRYQVQTSFANNLVTIKNYHYITFDNISFVGAGSCAISLIQCRKITLSNCNIDLTGAEAVLASYSPFLNISNCTINHSLSGGINLDVGCTNASVLKNLIKNTGLIPGLGKSGSGTYEGITAFGDNTMIEKNIIDSTGYNGIYFGGNTSVAKNNYITYFCLTKDDGAGIYVGDWSKTVNKKILGNIILHGIGNNAGAGKTKSMQAEGIYIDDNTESVTISDNTVSLCADNGIKIHNAKDINIYNNIAFNNGVQLRLEQDHYLTTSSYIRNNNIVNNTFFSGTSQQATAKFSTHQDDMNSFGQLDSNFYNRPKNEISNTTAPRLKNGINTIYNLPNWKTINGKDQFSVELATDSIRFEYNATDQIKTIALNQNYQDIHRNTYVKQVNIKPYSSVILIATVAKPKYASSSFTTTNQHY, from the coding sequence ATGAAATTAAATCCACTTCGTTTAATACTGGTCGCTTTTATTTTATTCACTTATCATATCGCTTATCCAGCTACCTACTATTTTTCGGCAACTAATGGTAACGACAGCTATTCGAGCATTCAAGCCAGAAATCCGCTCACACCCTGGAAAAGCATCGACAAACTAAATTCTTACTTCAAATACCTCAACAGCGGCGATTCTGTTTTGTTTAAAAGAAGTGAAAAATTTTTCGGATCAATTATAGTCAGTAAATCGGGTGCAGTGTTTGCCCCTATTTACATTGGCGCATACGGAAAGGGTGATAAGCCGGAAATTAACACGCTTGCCACCCTAAAAAACTGGAAACAGGTTAAAACGGGCGTTTATGAGAGTGACTGCAGCACGGAAGGGATTACGCTGATATTGAACGGAATTCAACAAAGAATAGGCAGATACCCAAACGCGGGCTATCTCTCGTACGAATCTCACGTTAATAATAGCTCCATTACGGACGATCAACTTACAGCATCAACCAATTGGGTGGGCGCGGAATTGGTAGTGAGGAAAAACAGATGGATTATAGACAGGAGTACGATTACAGGGCAAACAGAAGGATCCATTACCTACGCTCCCGGAAACAATGCAGTGCCAACTAATGGATACGGCTACTTTATACAAAAAGACATCAAAACGCTTGATCAATTTGGCGAATGGTATTTTGATGCCACCAGGCATAAAATGATGGTATTTTTTGGAGCTTATAATCCAAACAGATACCAGGTACAAACAAGTTTTGCCAATAATTTAGTTACTATAAAAAATTATCATTACATCACTTTCGATAACATCTCGTTTGTAGGCGCCGGAAGTTGCGCTATCAGCCTTATCCAGTGTAGAAAAATAACATTAAGCAATTGTAATATAGACTTAACCGGAGCCGAAGCTGTTTTAGCTTCTTATTCGCCTTTTTTAAACATCAGCAATTGTACTATTAACCACTCATTAAGTGGCGGTATCAATTTGGACGTGGGCTGCACCAATGCTTCAGTGCTAAAAAACCTGATTAAGAATACGGGCCTTATACCCGGTCTGGGCAAAAGCGGCTCGGGTACCTATGAAGGAATTACAGCGTTTGGCGACAACACGATGATAGAAAAAAACATTATTGACAGCACCGGATACAATGGCATTTATTTTGGCGGCAATACCTCGGTAGCTAAAAACAATTATATTACTTATTTCTGTTTGACGAAGGATGATGGCGCCGGTATTTATGTTGGCGACTGGTCTAAAACCGTCAATAAAAAAATACTCGGGAACATTATACTGCATGGAATAGGCAACAACGCAGGTGCAGGCAAGACAAAATCAATGCAGGCAGAGGGTATTTATATTGATGATAATACCGAAAGTGTAACGATATCAGATAACACGGTATCGTTGTGCGCCGACAATGGAATAAAGATACACAATGCGAAGGATATTAACATCTATAATAACATCGCCTTCAATAACGGTGTACAATTGCGATTAGAGCAGGATCATTATTTAACTACCAGCAGCTATATCAGAAACAATAATATCGTCAATAACACTTTTTTTTCAGGAACAAGCCAACAAGCAACTGCAAAGTTTTCTACACACCAGGATGATATGAACTCTTTTGGCCAATTGGATAGTAATTTTTACAACCGGCCTAAAAACGAGATAAGCAATACAACAGCGCCCCGCCTGAAGAACGGCATAAATACCATTTATAATCTTCCAAATTGGAAAACGATTAATGGAAAAGATCAGTTCTCGGTAGAACTTGCTACAGACTCTATACGTTTTGAGTATAATGCAACCGATCAGATTAAAACTATAGCGCTAAACCAAAATTACCAGGATATTCATCGTAATACTTACGTTAAACAAGTAAACATTAAACCCTATTCGTCGGTAATTTTGATAGCAACCGTGGCTAAACCTAAATATGCATCATCTTCGTTTACCACTACTAACCAGCACTATTGA
- a CDS encoding BLUF domain-containing protein yields the protein MLYYLIYISKAHEVDQDDLRNVLEESLEWNKEHGITGMLLYVPGYFSNPAAARFIQVLEGTEFEVKLIFEKIKNDSRHHSLLVVNQGKIKKRNFSKWAMGFETLAMKDYNNIPAHFELKESFIKNNEGQKINVPLTYLKTFYSMSLRQKVK from the coding sequence ATGCTTTATTATCTAATTTATATCAGCAAAGCTCATGAAGTTGATCAGGATGATCTGAGGAACGTGCTCGAGGAATCTCTTGAGTGGAACAAAGAACATGGAATTACCGGGATGCTTCTATATGTGCCCGGCTATTTCTCTAACCCTGCCGCAGCGAGATTTATACAAGTGCTGGAAGGAACGGAATTTGAAGTGAAATTGATTTTTGAAAAAATAAAAAACGACAGCAGGCACCACTCCCTGCTTGTGGTTAACCAGGGAAAAATAAAAAAAAGAAATTTTTCAAAGTGGGCAATGGGTTTTGAAACTTTGGCAATGAAAGACTACAATAATATACCAGCCCATTTTGAACTGAAAGAGAGTTTTATTAAGAACAATGAAGGACAAAAAATTAATGTTCCTTTAACCTATCTCAAAACTTTTTACTCCATGAGCCTCCGTCAAAAAGTTAAATGA
- a CDS encoding hybrid sensor histidine kinase/response regulator transcription factor — protein sequence MAPNVCGIKIILCNLCLLLISMAGFAQSGQYQFSQLNITDGLSHNQVTCIYKDSKGFMWFGTLSGLNRYDGYKFKVFKHTDRDPGSLDDDFISSISEGPMGLLWVQTRNGLNIYNAVTGRFEHDAKNKLARFAIPDSLISQIRKDRRGNFWFLHTTLGIYKYDPLHKLTRHYIHQQADTTSIYSNKVTDLAEESNGDIWLAHSAGVIEKLDHRTGKIVKRIYTIKQLYGRNQPGLKLFIDNQNYLWAFDTGTALGVFYINPAKNSYRHIDNNTPGGKLNADIISNIIQDNKGMIWIATDHGGIDILNKSDFSIRYLVNHEDDSKSLAQNCTISIYKDESGIIWVGTYKQGISYYHENIIKFPLFKHHLTDPHSLSYNDINRFAEDDQSNLWMGTNGGGLIYFNRHTGLFTNYLHNAANPNSLTSNVIVSLWIDHQKKLWIGTYYGGLDCYDGKTFTHYRHNPLVPGSISDDRIWEIMEDSRHNLWIGTLDGGLNLLDSNRKSFVHYNATQPHSISSNYISGLVEDEHHNIWIATSAGASVWLDKSHRFIYYQHKNSDKNSLINNSLTNLTEDSRHLFWLATREGLSVLDPAKGKFSNFRKDDGLPDNTILDILEDDNHTMWISTPSGLSNVIVTNGAHGLSLRFINYDETDGLQGRAFNENASLKTRSGELVFGGPNGFNIFKPSAIRLNKTVPNLIFTDLQIFNKSLNPGQDLDGHVILSKSITATSAITLRHNESAFSIEFAALNFFNPGKVKLEYKLEGFDKRWTMSDIKVRKATYTNLDPGNYVFKVKAAGEDGVWTAEPLTLQISILPPFWKTGWAYFVYAVLVVGGLFYIRHRAIQKIELKYALEREREEAQRMHELDMMKIKFFTNISHEFRTPLSLIMAPVDKILKHTDKPEQRRQLQMVNRNARRLLNMVNQLLDFRKMEVQELKLHPRKGDIIGFIQEMAGSFSDVADKKNIGFVFDTEVEYLEVNFDHDKIERILFNLLSNAFKFTPEGGHVSVLLSTVERAGAEQWLEIKVIDSGIGIALDKQEKVFERFFQNEVPGSMVNQGSGIGLSITKEFVKLHHGEITVESEPGQGSYFTVLLPLNLPADAAALQVPAIPAVAQLPATENASQPLTEFGRAAKKLTVLLVEDNDDFRFYLKDNLGESFHIIEACNGKEGWQKTLALHPNLVVSDISMPEINGIDLCRKIRNDKRTSHIPVVLLTALTGEQQQLQGLETGANDYLTKPFNFEILLSKLKNILAIQQDMRKTYQKQVDIKPTDVIVESFDEVFIKSVLQLIEKNMANADFSVEQLSSELFVSRVTLYKRALALTGKSPVELIRSVRLKRAAQLLESGQLTISQIAYKVGFKSQKYFVRSFKAEYNCLPSAYVAKMHEV from the coding sequence ATGGCCCCCAATGTATGTGGCATAAAAATAATTTTATGTAACCTGTGTCTGCTATTGATCAGCATGGCCGGGTTTGCACAAAGCGGGCAATATCAGTTTTCGCAATTAAATATTACCGATGGCTTGTCACATAACCAGGTAACCTGTATCTATAAGGATAGTAAGGGCTTTATGTGGTTTGGCACCCTCTCGGGTTTAAACCGGTACGACGGGTATAAATTTAAAGTATTTAAACATACCGATCGTGATCCCGGCTCGCTCGACGATGATTTTATCAGCAGCATCTCCGAAGGGCCTATGGGGCTGCTATGGGTCCAAACGCGTAATGGCTTAAATATTTACAATGCGGTAACGGGGCGTTTTGAACACGATGCTAAAAATAAACTGGCCCGTTTTGCCATACCCGATAGCCTGATCAGCCAAATCAGAAAAGATCGTAGGGGCAATTTCTGGTTTTTGCATACCACTTTGGGTATCTATAAGTATGACCCGCTACATAAGCTAACCCGCCATTATATTCATCAGCAAGCAGATACCACTTCAATTTACTCCAACAAGGTAACTGATCTGGCCGAGGAAAGCAATGGCGATATCTGGCTGGCGCACTCGGCAGGGGTTATCGAAAAGCTGGACCATCGTACCGGTAAAATTGTTAAGCGGATATATACCATTAAACAATTGTATGGCCGCAATCAGCCCGGCTTAAAACTATTTATCGATAACCAGAACTATTTATGGGCATTTGATACCGGTACCGCCTTAGGCGTGTTTTATATTAACCCGGCAAAAAATAGCTACAGGCATATTGATAACAATACACCAGGGGGAAAACTTAATGCTGATATTATATCCAACATCATCCAGGATAACAAGGGGATGATCTGGATAGCTACCGATCATGGCGGGATTGATATTTTAAACAAAAGCGATTTTAGTATCCGTTACCTGGTTAACCACGAAGACGATAGCAAAAGCCTGGCTCAAAACTGCACCATATCCATTTATAAAGATGAGAGCGGCATAATCTGGGTTGGTACATATAAGCAGGGCATTAGCTACTATCACGAAAACATCATTAAGTTTCCGCTATTTAAGCATCATTTAACAGACCCTCACAGTTTAAGCTATAACGATATTAACCGGTTTGCCGAAGATGATCAGAGTAATTTATGGATGGGGACCAATGGTGGCGGGCTGATTTATTTTAACCGGCACACCGGTTTGTTTACCAATTACTTACATAACGCGGCCAACCCCAACAGCTTAACCAGCAATGTAATTGTAAGCTTATGGATAGATCATCAAAAAAAGCTTTGGATTGGCACTTACTATGGCGGGCTTGATTGTTATGATGGTAAAACCTTTACCCACTACCGGCATAACCCATTGGTGCCGGGCAGCATATCTGACGACAGAATCTGGGAGATTATGGAAGACTCGCGGCATAATTTATGGATAGGCACCCTGGACGGCGGCTTGAATCTGTTAGACAGTAACCGAAAATCGTTTGTGCATTACAACGCCACCCAGCCCCATTCCATATCATCCAATTACATATCAGGCTTGGTTGAGGATGAGCATCATAATATCTGGATAGCTACTTCAGCGGGTGCATCGGTCTGGCTCGATAAATCGCACCGGTTTATTTATTATCAGCATAAAAATTCGGATAAAAACAGTTTGATCAATAATAGCCTAACCAACCTCACTGAAGATTCGCGCCACTTGTTTTGGCTGGCCACACGCGAGGGCTTAAGCGTTCTTGATCCGGCTAAAGGTAAGTTCAGCAATTTCAGAAAAGATGATGGCCTGCCCGATAATACCATCCTGGATATTCTGGAAGATGATAACCATACGATGTGGATAAGCACGCCCAGCGGCTTATCAAACGTAATAGTAACAAACGGGGCACATGGCCTGAGCCTCCGGTTTATTAATTATGACGAAACCGACGGCCTGCAGGGGCGCGCGTTTAACGAGAACGCGTCGCTCAAAACCCGCTCCGGCGAGTTGGTTTTTGGCGGCCCCAACGGCTTCAATATCTTTAAGCCATCGGCTATCCGGTTAAATAAAACGGTACCTAACCTTATTTTTACCGATTTACAGATCTTTAATAAAAGCCTGAACCCAGGCCAAGATCTGGACGGGCATGTTATTCTTTCCAAATCCATTACCGCAACCTCCGCCATCACACTGCGGCATAACGAGAGCGCGTTTTCTATCGAATTTGCGGCGCTTAATTTTTTTAATCCCGGCAAGGTTAAACTGGAATATAAACTGGAGGGCTTTGATAAGCGGTGGACAATGAGCGATATCAAGGTGCGCAAAGCCACCTATACCAACCTCGACCCAGGCAACTATGTTTTTAAGGTAAAAGCAGCCGGCGAAGATGGCGTATGGACTGCCGAGCCGCTAACCCTGCAGATCAGCATTTTGCCCCCCTTCTGGAAAACCGGCTGGGCCTATTTTGTTTACGCTGTGCTGGTTGTGGGCGGTTTATTCTACATCAGGCATAGGGCTATCCAAAAAATCGAGTTGAAATATGCGCTTGAGCGCGAACGTGAGGAAGCACAGCGCATGCACGAGCTGGATATGATGAAGATTAAGTTTTTCACCAACATAAGCCATGAGTTTCGCACGCCCTTGTCGTTGATTATGGCGCCGGTAGATAAAATTTTAAAACATACTGATAAACCCGAGCAAAGGCGGCAGCTGCAAATGGTGAACCGCAACGCCAGGCGCCTGTTAAACATGGTAAACCAACTGCTGGATTTCAGGAAGATGGAGGTGCAGGAGTTGAAGCTGCATCCCCGTAAGGGAGATATTATTGGGTTTATCCAGGAAATGGCCGGTTCGTTTTCGGACGTGGCCGATAAAAAAAATATCGGTTTTGTGTTTGATACCGAGGTAGAATACCTGGAGGTTAATTTTGATCATGATAAAATAGAGCGTATTTTATTTAACCTGCTCTCCAACGCTTTTAAATTTACGCCCGAGGGGGGGCATGTCAGTGTTTTATTATCCACGGTGGAGCGGGCCGGGGCAGAGCAGTGGCTGGAAATTAAGGTGATCGATTCGGGCATAGGGATAGCGTTGGATAAGCAGGAAAAAGTTTTTGAGCGCTTTTTTCAGAACGAGGTACCCGGCTCTATGGTGAACCAGGGTAGCGGCATCGGCCTGTCTATCACCAAAGAGTTTGTTAAACTGCATCACGGCGAAATCACGGTAGAAAGCGAGCCCGGCCAAGGCAGTTACTTCACCGTTTTGTTGCCGCTTAACCTGCCGGCCGATGCCGCAGCGCTCCAAGTTCCAGCAATACCGGCTGTTGCTCAGTTGCCTGCAACGGAAAACGCCAGTCAACCGCTTACCGAGTTTGGCCGGGCGGCTAAAAAATTAACGGTATTGCTGGTTGAGGATAACGACGATTTCCGATTTTACCTGAAAGATAACCTGGGCGAAAGCTTCCATATTATTGAAGCCTGCAATGGCAAGGAGGGGTGGCAAAAAACGCTGGCGCTGCACCCTAATTTAGTAGTGAGCGATATCAGTATGCCCGAAATAAACGGGATTGACCTCTGCCGGAAAATACGGAACGATAAGCGCACATCGCATATCCCCGTTGTACTGCTTACTGCGCTCACCGGCGAGCAGCAGCAATTGCAGGGCCTTGAAACCGGAGCCAACGATTACCTTACCAAGCCATTTAATTTTGAGATACTACTATCAAAACTGAAAAATATTTTGGCCATACAGCAGGATATGCGCAAAACCTATCAGAAGCAGGTTGATATTAAACCTACGGATGTAATAGTAGAATCGTTCGACGAGGTTTTTATTAAAAGCGTACTGCAACTGATAGAGAAAAATATGGCCAATGCCGATTTTTCGGTAGAGCAGCTAAGCAGCGAACTGTTTGTTAGCCGGGTAACGCTTTATAAACGGGCCCTGGCCCTGACGGGGAAATCGCCGGTAGAGCTGATCCGCTCTGTACGGTTAAAACGGGCAGCGCAATTATTGGAAAGCGGGCAGCTCACCATCTCGCAAATAGCCTACAAGGTTGGTTTTAAAAGCCAGAAATATTTTGTGAGATCGTTCAAGGCGGAGTACAATTGCCTGCCCTCGGCGTATGTTGCTAAAATGCACGAGGTTTAG